GCCCTGGCCACTCGCGTTCAATGATTCTTGCCCGAGACGGTGTACCACGCGGAGTATAGGACGAGTTTGATGTCCAGCCATAGCGACCAGTTTTCAATGTACTCCAGGTCGAGCTTCACCCAGGCGTCGAAGGCCCGCGGCTGCCCGCGCAGGTGCCAGAGGCAGATCATGCCTGGC
This candidate division KSB1 bacterium DNA region includes the following protein-coding sequences:
- a CDS encoding sugar transferase, with product MICLWHLRGQPRAFDAWVKLDLEYIENWSLWLDIKLVLYSAWYTVSGKNH